One part of the Anopheles merus strain MAF chromosome 3L, AmerM5.1, whole genome shotgun sequence genome encodes these proteins:
- the LOC121598708 gene encoding early nodulin-75-like, translating into MRSAQVGPMVAVSNCEVLAPSSGMGMLNGPPRESDAAQHQQDQAPRIHDAMMSRNGPPRESGATQHQPDQAPRIHEAMMSRNGPPHESDAAQHQQDQAPRVHEAMMSRNGPLHESNAAQHQPDQAPRIHEAMMSRNGPPHESDATQHQQDQTPRIHEAMMSRNGPPHESDAAQHQQDQAPRIHEAMMSRNAPPHESDAAQHQQDQAPRIHEAMMSRNGPPHESDAAQHQQDQAPRVHEAMMSRNGPPHESDAAQHQQDQAPRIHEAMMSRNGPPRESDAAQQQQDQAPRIHEAMMSGNGWA; encoded by the exons ATGAGATCAGCACAAGTCGGACCTATGGTTGCCGTCAGTAACTGTGAGGTGCTAGCGCCTTCGTCTGGGATGGGAATGCT GAACGGGCCACCGCGCGAGAGCGATGCAGCACAGCACCAACAGGATCAGGCACCGCGCATCCACGACGCGATGATGAGCAGGAATGGGCCACCGCGCGAGAGCGGTGCAACACAGCACCAACCGGATCAGGCACCGCGCATCCACGAAGCGATGATGAGCAGGAACGGGCCACCGCACGAGAGCGATGCAGCACAGCACCAACAGGATCAGGCACCGCGCGTCCACGAAGCGATGATGAGCAGGAACGGGCCACTGCACGAGAGCAATGCAGCACAGCACCAACCGGATCAGGCACCGCGCATCCACGAAGCGATGATGAGCAGGAACGGGCCACCGCACGAGAGCGATGCAACACAGCACCAACAGGATCAGACACCGCGCATCCACGAAGCGATGATGAGCAGGAACGGGCCACCGCACGAGAGCGATGCAGCACAGCACCAACAGGATCAGGCACCGCGCATCCACGAAGCTATGATGAGCAGGAACGCGCCACCGCACGAGAGCGATGCAGCACAGCACCAACAGGATCAGGCACCGCGCATCCACGAAGCGATGATGAGCAGGAACGGGCCACCGCACGAGAGCGATGCAGCACAGCACCAACAGGATCAGGCACCGCGCGTCCACGAAGCGATGATGAGCAGGAACGGGCCACCGCACGAGAGCGATGCAGCACAGCACCAACAGGATCAGGCACCGCGCATCCACGAAGCGATGATGAGCAGGAACGGGCCACCGCGCGAGAGCGATGcagcacagcaacaacaggaTCAGGCACCGCGCATCCACGAAGCGATGATGAGCGGGAACGGATGGGCATGA
- the LOC121598707 gene encoding uncharacterized protein LOC121598707, producing MGQLPAARVTESPAFTHTGVDLCGPFEVIPGSRSKYKITIYVCIFVCVSTKAIHLEIVENQSTSAFISALLRFVSLRGRPDIIYSDNGRNFVGAEKELSELRKTFNNREFQDDVVGAAAEKGIRFSFIPPRSPNFGGLWEANIKVAKRLLKAASKGAQLNVIELQTLLHQISAILNSRPLTATHTSPDAMEPLTPAHFLIGRPSFGIPAEVTVMIRKAQKLDGSEYKNYHSSFGHDGGRNT from the coding sequence ATGGGCCAGTTGCCAGCTGCCCGCGTAACAGAGTCGCCGGCATTCACCCACACTGGCGTAGACTTGTGCGGTCCGTTCGAGGTGATACCCGGCTCGCgatcaaaatacaaaataacgATCTACGTGTGCATATTCGTGTGCGTCTCAACTAAAGCAATTCACTTGGAAATAGTAGAGAATCAGTCAACATCTGCCTTTATCTCGGCACTACTCAGATTCGTGTCCCTTCGTGGAAGACCAGATATTATATATTCGGATAATGGTCGTAACTTCGTGGGTGCTGAAAAGGAGCTAAGTGAGCTTCGGAAAACGTTCAACAACCGAGAATTTCAAGACGACGTAGTAGGGGCCGCTGCCGAGAAGGGAATTCGATTTTCATTCATCCCTCCTCGGAGTCCCAATTTCGGAGGACTTTGGGAGGCCAATATTAAGGTGGCAAAGCGACTGTTGAAAGCTGCCTCTAAAGGAGCCCAGCTAAACGTGATTGAACTACAAACATTACTGCATCAAATCTCAGCCATTCTCAATTCCAGACCTCTCACCGCAACCCACACCAGCCCTGATGCCATGGAGCCTCTCACTCCCGCTCATTTCCTGATTGGAAGACCATCATTTGGAATTCCCGCCGAGGTGACGGTCATGATTCGGAAGGCACAAAAACTCGATGGAAGCGAGTACAAAAACTATCACAGCAGTTTTGGACACGATGGAGGACGGAATACCTAG